The Rufibacter sp. DG15C region TGGGGCCGCCAGGCGGGCATCCAGGCGCATTGGCCCCCAGCCAGACTGTAGGTTGCCTTGCATGTCCAGTAGGTAGAGGTTGCCTAGGTTATCATCGGCGGCCAGCCGGTAATCATGGTTTTTGCTGTAGTCAAAGACGGTGAGGTGCTGTAGGGCCAGCGTGTCCCCCAGCGTGAACGGAAAACCACTCACGTCCTTGCCGCTCTTGTCTACGCAGTAGATACGGTTGGCCGTGGCAAATAGGTACTTAAGGCGTTTGTCCTCCCCGAAGGTGAGCTGCTGCACCGGACCAATGATGGCGTTCTCCAAAGAATCGGTCCAGTTCTGCTTGCCGGTTTGCGTGCCCAAGCCATACAAGACGTGCGCCGAATCCTGCACCACAATCTCATCTGACTTGTCTACCGGGTACTGCGTCAAGAACGCCGAAGTGAGGAGCTGGCTCTTTAAGGTGAACACATCCTCCTGCCGGAAGCCCTCGTTGGCCAGCACCGCCTTCACAGATGACTCCTCCTGGTGGCGCAGCAGCAGGCTGGTGTAGAACCTGTCTTCCTTGGCCGTGAACTGAAAACTGAAATGGTTGAATTTCTTGATGATGGAGCTGTTACGCACCAACGCCGTTTGCTTTTCTGCACTCATGCCGCGCATAAGCAGGTTCCAGGCATTGGCGGTGTTGATGTACAAACCCACGTTGTCTTGTTGCTGGGTTTGCTCCAGCATGGGTTGCAGGGCCGCCGACTTGCTCCAAACCCTGCCCGCCTCTACTTCTTTTAGCAGCGTGCGCATGGTCTGCACGTCATCTGTAAACAGAATGTAGTCCTGCAAGGTGGTATAGTACACCTGCTCAAAGCCCCTGAACAATTCGCCGAACAACTGCTCAGGCAGTTCACGGGTAGTCAGCAGCCTGATCACGTTTTTGCCGTGCCGCTCCTCGGTGCCGTTGGTACGTCCCGGTTGCAGGCGGTTGAGCAAGGCGCTGGTGTAAGAAGGATTGCTGGCCTGCGCGAACAAGACTTTCTCCGTGGCGGTTTTGGTGTCATAGGATTCCAGGTAGCAGAGCCCCAGCTCCCCCGAAAAAGAGTTGGCCAGCGTATCTACAAAACTTGGTCCTTCTTTGCCGGGACCGCCTTTCAAGACGCCCATTTTGTCCATGCCCAAATGCAAGACCACCGCCGCACTGCTGGGCAGAAAATCCTTCATCTTAAAGGTCTTGGCTTTGTGGCCCTTTAAGCGGCTGTACAAGGAGCCTTCAATGGTCTCTGGAATAGAAAACCCGTTCATGAACAAGCGGTTGTTGTCCAGCTTTAATTCTAGCAGACTGCTCCGGCAAAGGCTGCTGATAAGGTTGACATCGCCCTGCAAGTCTTTGCGCAGAAACACGCCCAGTAGGTCGGGTACGTGCTGGTAGTTCACGAAGACGTTGGCGTACACGTCAGGTTGGCTCAGGTAGTTGGTGTTCTTGTAGTCCTTTGCCGGCGACTCCAGCTGCCCGCGGTTGATCTTGCGCACAATCTCCTCAATCAAGACCGGGCTGGGGCTGATGATCAAGTTGTTGTGGTATGAGAAATAGGAAAGGTTTTCCTTGTTGCCGTTGTGTGAGATATCCGTGATCTGGAAGCCCTGGTACTCGCGCATCTCTTGGCGGTACTCTGGGTTGCGCCCCAGGTTCTCTACCAGCGTTCTGATGTACCTGTGCTCCCCTACCGTTTTGACGGGCACGTAATAGATGAAGTCATAGTCTGAGCGGCCCAGCACGTGCATGGATACCAGCACGTTTTTCTTGGTCAGGAATTTCTTGAGCTGAATCCGGCCCGTGGAAAGGGTGTCTAGTAAAGAGAGCTGGTCTTCTAATCGCAAGACGTACGGCATGCGCGAGACGGTGGCCCAAAGGTCTGTCTGTTGCAGGTGCTCTACAAAGCGGGGGGCGTTGTTGGTTTCTACTACAAAGACGGCATCATCGGGTACTATCGTCCAGAGATCCACTTTTTCGCGGGTCTCCTGCCATTTTGTAAATCCGTAAAATCCCAGCGCACCCAGCACCAACAAGCCACACAGCCAGTAAATCGTCTTTTTCGGCATCCTTACAGAGTTAGGAACCACAAAAATAACGGAAAAAGCTCCGCTTCAGCGTTTAGGCCCCGTCAATTTGCATATACTGGTATTCTGGCGCCGTGGCCGCGCTTTTCTTTTTATCTTGGCGCTTCCAAATTAGATTTTTTATGCGCGTAGTGATACAACGGGTGAGCCAGGCCGCCGTGGTGATTGACGAAAAGGTAAACGGACAAATTGAGCAGGGACTGCTAGTGCTGGCCGGTTTCACGCCCACAGATACCAAAGAAGATTTGCAGAGGACCGCCAAGAAAATAGCCCAGCTGCGCATTTTCTCTGATGACCAGGATAAGATGAACTTGAGCGTACAGGACGTAAATGGCGGCATTCTCCTGATCAGCCAGTTCACGCTATACGCCAGCACCAAGAAAGGCAACCGTCCCTCCTACATTGACGCCGCGCAGCCGGCGGTGGCCATTCCCTTGTATGAGCAGTTCCACCAAATACTGGAGGCAGAGTTGGGCAAACCCATTCCTACCGGCGTCTTTGGCGCAGACATGAAAGTAAGCCTGGTCAACGACGGTCCGGTCACCATCACCATTGACTCTAAGAACAAAGAATAAAGTGATTGTTGCTTGCTAATGGCTGGTTGTTTGAACGTAGATTCAAAACGGTTTTCAGCCTGATTTCTGGAAAACAAGCCAAAAACGATTAACGTCACTCCTAGCCTTAACAACCAGCAATAGACAATTAACAATAAGAAACATGACCCTAGACGAAGCGCAGAAAACCGTAGATACCTGGATTAAAGAAGTGGGCGTGCGCTATTTCTCTGAGCTCACCAACCTGGCCATTCTCACCGAGGAAGTAGGTGAAGTGGCGCGCATCATTGCCCGCCGCTACGGCGATCAGAGCTTCAAGAAAAGCGACGAGGACGTGGAACTGGGCGCCGAGATGGCCGATGTGCTGTTCGTATTGATTGCCTTGGCCAACCAGACCGGCGTGAACCTCACCGAGGAGTTTGAAAAAGGCGTGGCCAAACGCACCCACCGTGACAAGGACCGCCATCAGAACAACCCGAAACTAAAGGATTAACCGCAGCTTGATTTTTAGGCTGGTTCTCATAAAACAGCCCAAAAACGAATGAGGTAGCTAATTGTAACTAGCTACCTCATTCGTTGTGTAATTGTCTTTATTTATTTGGCAGGCACTAGAAAATCGCCTTCCAGCACCGGCACTACGTCATAGACATCATGCTGCAAACAGAACTCAATGTCTGGTAAAATGTGCAGGCGCTCCAGGCGCTGTACGTGGCTGGACTTGGACAAGTAGCCTAGCAAATCATGCTTGGCACTTTGGTACATGGAATGCGCGGCCAGCGTGGCGTCATGGTTCAGGGAGAAATTCCCTTCTAAGCGCTCAGCCAAGGCGCCGGCAAACAGCGTGTCTTCTAGGTTGAACAAGCCTTTCCAGCCAGCGCAGACTACCACCACGTCTTTGTTAGCTTTTCGCAAATAATCTGCCACGGCGCCCACGTTTAAGAAAGCGCCTACTATGACCGCGTCTGCCGTGCGGGACCGGTTGATGGCCTGCGTACCATTGGTAGTGGTGATGGC contains the following coding sequences:
- the dtd gene encoding D-aminoacyl-tRNA deacylase, translating into MRVVIQRVSQAAVVIDEKVNGQIEQGLLVLAGFTPTDTKEDLQRTAKKIAQLRIFSDDQDKMNLSVQDVNGGILLISQFTLYASTKKGNRPSYIDAAQPAVAIPLYEQFHQILEAELGKPIPTGVFGADMKVSLVNDGPVTITIDSKNKE
- a CDS encoding nucleotide pyrophosphohydrolase, whose product is MTLDEAQKTVDTWIKEVGVRYFSELTNLAILTEEVGEVARIIARRYGDQSFKKSDEDVELGAEMADVLFVLIALANQTGVNLTEEFEKGVAKRTHRDKDRHQNNPKLKD
- a CDS encoding 2-phosphosulfolactate phosphatase, whose protein sequence is MPSIDVCFSPELLPLYDLKGKIAVAVDVLRATSSMVTALAHGVTHIAPVSELHECLAYKEQNYLVAAERDGVKAEGFDLGNSPFHYREDGVKGRFLAITTTNGTQAINRSRTADAVIVGAFLNVGAVADYLRKANKDVVVVCAGWKGLFNLEDTLFAGALAERLEGNFSLNHDATLAAHSMYQSAKHDLLGYLSKSSHVQRLERLHILPDIEFCLQHDVYDVVPVLEGDFLVPAK